The proteins below are encoded in one region of Effusibacillus dendaii:
- a CDS encoding S41 family peptidase: MRKRTLAILMVLALLAGGVSAYGLISYKMGGLPIAGFSAGSGLSGQNSANFAKLEQAYQLIHSQYYQNVNDQKLVDGAIAGMVQALGDPYSTYMDKQTADQFQMSLSSSFEGIGATVQSINGRITVESPVKGSPAEKAGLQAGDQIRKVNGQVLDGKPVNEAVLLIRGKKGTTAELEITRPGTNDPIHVTVIRDEIPLETVYAENLGDGIGKIQITSFSENTAKRFAEELQKLEAQGMKGLIIDVRGNPGGYLQAVTEIGNLLIPNQGVILQMEDRTGKKEIFKSKMGSAKYPIVCVTDGGSASASEILAAALKEAGGYPLVGEKTFGKGTVQTSQTFADGSDLKYTIAKWLTPKGNWIHMKGIEPDYPVALPDYFKLTALNPDTPLKRDMNGTGVKNVQQMLIGLGLVPGREDGYFSQQTEDAVKTFQRINGLSVTGVVEGQTAVKLNEQIRAKMKTNDTQIEKAISVLHSMIK, translated from the coding sequence TTGCGCAAAAGAACATTGGCCATTCTGATGGTGCTGGCACTGCTTGCAGGCGGTGTGTCCGCTTATGGACTGATTTCTTATAAAATGGGCGGGCTGCCGATCGCCGGATTCAGCGCAGGCTCCGGTTTATCTGGTCAGAACTCGGCCAATTTTGCCAAATTGGAACAAGCGTACCAATTGATTCACAGCCAGTATTATCAAAATGTGAACGACCAGAAATTGGTGGACGGTGCGATTGCCGGGATGGTTCAGGCACTTGGAGATCCCTATTCCACTTACATGGATAAACAAACCGCCGATCAGTTTCAAATGTCGCTGTCCTCTTCGTTTGAAGGAATTGGGGCCACCGTTCAATCGATCAACGGACGCATTACGGTCGAGTCTCCTGTGAAAGGATCACCTGCGGAAAAGGCAGGATTGCAAGCGGGCGACCAAATCCGCAAGGTGAATGGGCAGGTCTTGGACGGCAAACCGGTTAACGAAGCGGTCCTGTTGATTCGCGGCAAGAAAGGCACCACGGCGGAGTTGGAAATCACCCGTCCGGGCACGAATGATCCCATTCATGTGACGGTCATTCGCGACGAAATCCCGCTGGAAACCGTATATGCAGAGAACTTGGGAGACGGCATTGGCAAGATTCAGATCACCTCGTTCTCCGAAAATACGGCCAAGCGGTTTGCGGAAGAACTGCAAAAACTGGAAGCGCAAGGCATGAAAGGTCTGATCATCGATGTGCGAGGCAACCCGGGCGGATATCTGCAAGCGGTCACGGAAATCGGCAACCTGCTGATACCGAATCAGGGTGTGATTTTGCAGATGGAAGACCGTACAGGGAAAAAGGAAATTTTTAAATCGAAAATGGGAAGCGCCAAATATCCGATCGTCTGCGTGACAGACGGTGGTTCCGCCAGTGCGTCGGAAATCCTGGCAGCCGCTTTGAAGGAAGCGGGCGGATACCCGCTGGTGGGAGAAAAAACGTTCGGTAAGGGAACGGTGCAAACCAGTCAGACATTTGCGGACGGATCGGACCTCAAATATACGATTGCCAAATGGTTGACGCCAAAGGGCAACTGGATTCACATGAAGGGAATTGAACCGGACTATCCGGTTGCGCTGCCCGATTACTTCAAACTGACAGCGCTGAATCCGGATACGCCGTTGAAACGCGATATGAACGGAACCGGTGTGAAAAACGTGCAGCAAATGCTGATCGGACTCGGATTGGTTCCCGGCCGGGAAGACGGATACTTCAGCCAACAAACGGAAGATGCGGTAAAAACGTTCCAGCGCATCAATGGATTGTCAGTGACAGGCGTAGTGGAAGGGCAGACCGCCGTGAAGCTGAACGAACAAATCCGCGCCAAAATGAAAACAAATGATACGCAGATAGAAAAGGCAATTTCCGTTTTACACTCCATGATCAAATAG
- a CDS encoding PDZ domain-containing protein codes for MSAWPFLVQLGQGFIQILLTPLFYIAILLVYLQYKKQVSLERKLFGVRVTSAENQTLKSLLYGILGGIVTSLLLSGTGIVFHPTDFVYVWILAVILALVFNVRFICFAYAGGILSIVSLLLNTLPWISIEWEWAASIYSDIRSLSVSHLLALVAILHLVEALLVFLQGQDGVTPVFVQSKRGRLVGGFVLQKLWVLPLAAVVATGTNGFEPPAWWTIFPVTGLSGLQIVPIPAVLGYSGVALSRHPAEKTARTSKYLAIYALLLLFFTLTGAKFAPVLLWVAAVFSPVAHEILIRFEMEDEKSKPHRFVKPLQGLRILSVIPGSPAESLQLKPGEIIAKANGVPVNSPFELHFALNQNPAFIKLEVVDEQGEIRFASKPRFDGEPHSLGLILVPDETVREYVRLDTIPIWRQFWSSIFRSSKGKVDSALHKQ; via the coding sequence ATGTCTGCTTGGCCTTTTTTGGTTCAGCTGGGGCAAGGGTTCATTCAGATTCTATTGACTCCGTTGTTTTATATCGCCATTCTGCTGGTGTATCTACAATACAAAAAACAGGTTTCATTGGAACGAAAACTGTTTGGCGTTCGCGTGACTTCCGCCGAAAACCAAACGCTAAAATCGCTTTTATATGGCATTTTGGGCGGTATCGTAACTTCCCTTTTGTTGTCAGGCACAGGGATTGTGTTTCATCCGACAGACTTCGTCTATGTCTGGATTCTGGCTGTGATCCTGGCTTTGGTTTTTAACGTCCGGTTTATCTGCTTTGCTTATGCGGGGGGCATTCTTTCCATCGTATCCCTGTTATTGAACACACTGCCGTGGATTTCAATCGAGTGGGAGTGGGCAGCCAGTATCTACAGTGATATTCGCTCGTTATCAGTCTCTCATTTGCTGGCATTGGTGGCGATTCTCCATTTGGTAGAGGCGCTGCTTGTCTTTTTGCAGGGGCAGGACGGCGTCACACCGGTGTTTGTGCAAAGCAAACGGGGCCGATTGGTGGGTGGATTTGTCTTGCAAAAATTGTGGGTGCTGCCGCTGGCGGCCGTTGTGGCAACCGGTACGAATGGATTTGAGCCGCCTGCTTGGTGGACGATTTTTCCGGTTACCGGTTTGTCCGGCTTGCAGATCGTTCCCATTCCTGCCGTATTAGGGTATTCCGGTGTTGCATTGTCCCGTCATCCGGCTGAAAAAACGGCCCGGACATCCAAGTATCTGGCGATTTATGCCCTGCTTTTGCTTTTTTTTACATTGACCGGGGCAAAATTTGCGCCGGTTCTGTTGTGGGTGGCAGCCGTCTTTTCACCGGTCGCCCATGAGATTTTGATCCGGTTTGAAATGGAAGATGAAAAAAGCAAGCCGCATCGATTCGTCAAACCCCTGCAGGGACTTCGCATTCTGTCTGTAATTCCTGGCAGCCCGGCAGAATCGCTGCAGCTGAAACCGGGTGAAATCATTGCGAAAGCGAATGGTGTGCCGGTTAACTCTCCGTTTGAACTGCATTTTGCTCTTAACCAGAATCCGGCGTTTATCAAATTGGAAGTAGTGGATGAACAAGGCGAGATTCGGTTTGCGAGCAAACCACGATTTGATGGTGAACCGCATAGCCTGGGCTTGATTTTGGTCCCGGATGAAACGGTTCGCGAATATGTAAGGTTGGATACGATTCCAATCTGGCGTCAGTTCTGGAGTTCCATTTTTCGTTCGTCAAAAGGAAAAGTTGATTCTGCATTACACAAACAATAG
- a CDS encoding flagellar motor protein has translation MDITTILGLLLGIGFLVGGFLMEGGQATALFELTAGMIVFGGTVGAILVSTPLEQIKELPKILKIAIRYKPRNPLEIIDDLVSLATIARREGILALEEKIETYNDDFFKNGVRLVVDGVDPELVRSIMETELSFIEDRHSKGAGIFEQAGGFAPTMGIIGTVMGLVHVLGSLEDPSRLGPSIAVAFIATLYGVASANLIFLPIANKLKTRSRQEVLIRELMIEGILSIQAGENPNILKQKLKVFLAPKNREEPANATGEAGEVNAETT, from the coding sequence ATGGATATCACAACAATTTTAGGGTTGCTTCTGGGGATTGGATTTCTGGTCGGCGGTTTCCTGATGGAAGGTGGACAAGCGACAGCACTGTTTGAACTGACGGCAGGCATGATTGTGTTTGGCGGTACCGTCGGGGCGATTCTGGTCAGCACACCGCTTGAACAAATTAAAGAACTGCCGAAAATCCTGAAAATCGCAATTCGTTATAAACCGCGAAATCCATTGGAAATTATTGACGACCTGGTGTCGCTGGCGACCATTGCCCGGCGGGAAGGCATATTGGCGTTGGAGGAAAAGATTGAAACGTATAATGACGATTTTTTCAAAAACGGGGTCCGGTTAGTGGTGGATGGGGTCGACCCGGAACTGGTTCGCAGCATTATGGAAACAGAGCTGTCGTTCATTGAAGACCGCCATTCGAAGGGGGCAGGCATTTTCGAACAGGCGGGCGGTTTTGCACCTACGATGGGAATTATCGGGACGGTTATGGGGTTGGTGCACGTGTTGGGCAGTCTGGAAGATCCAAGCCGTTTGGGGCCCTCCATCGCAGTAGCGTTTATTGCGACATTGTATGGTGTGGCATCCGCCAATCTGATTTTCCTGCCGATAGCCAATAAATTAAAAACGCGCAGCCGACAGGAAGTGTTGATTCGCGAATTGATGATTGAAGGGATTCTTTCCATTCAGGCCGGGGAAAACCCGAATATTCTCAAGCAAAAGCTAAAAGTGTTCCTAGCGCCGAAAAACCGCGAAGAACCGGCGAATGCGACGGGAGAGGCGGGCGAAGTAAATGCGGAGACGACGTAA